AAACCCTTTTTTCCCCGTAAGGGGACTGAAACGATACATTACCCACACATAGAGTTATGCAACTAGTTGATAGTCAGAAACCCTTTTTTCCCCGTAAGGGGACTGAAACGTATTACATTGAGCATAATATGTATTAGTGTCTAAGGTCAGAAACCCTTTTTTCCCCGTAAGGGGACTGAAACTTAAGATAACCTACTGTATAAAAAAAGTATTTCTCTGCTTGGGGTGTCAGAAACCCTTTTTTCCCCGTAAGGGGACTGAAACGCTTGTCGGAATAGACTTTACGTACTTTTGCACGAGCTGTCAGAAACCCTTTTTTCCCCGTAAGGGGACTGAAACTCATCCAATATACTACTTCCCACTTCATTTCTACTAACTGGTCAGAAACCCTTTTTTCCCCGTAAGGGGACTGAAACTCTTTGGGTAAAAAAGTATCTTCAAAACCAGAGTTACTAAGTACCGTCAGAAACCCTTTTTTCCCCGTAAGGGGACTGAAACCTGACCTAAGGCTTGTCCGATTAAGTCACTAGGTGCATATCCTGTGGTCAGAAACCCTTTTTTCCCCGTAAGGGGACTGAAACTTATCTTTTCTTTCGGTTGTTAAAAGTAGTTTTCTGCTCAGAAGGTCAGAAACCCTTTTTTCCCCGTAAGGGGACTGAAACGTTGTTCCTTAATTTTAGCTTCAGCAGCTCTACCATCTAAACCTTTTAGGTCAGAAACCCTTTTTTCCCCGTAAGGGGACTGAAACTCTTTGGGTAAAAAAGTATCTTCAAAACCAGAGTTACTAAGTACCGTCAGAAACCCTTTTTTCCCCGTAAGGGGACTGAAACCTGACCTAAGGCTTGTCCGATTAAGTCACTAGGTGCATATCCTGTGGTCAGAAACCCTTTTTTCCCCGTAAGGGGACTGAAACTTATCTTTTCTTTCGGTTGTTAAAAGTAGTTTTCTGCTCAGAAGGTCAGAAACCCTTTTTTCCCCGTAAGGGGACTGAAACGTTGTTCCTTAATTTTAGCTTCAGCAGCTCTACCATCTAAACCTTTTAGGTCAGAAACCCTTTTTTCCCCGTAAGGGGACTGAAACTGGGAACTACGTTAGTGCCAGGGTCAATCATGTCTAATTTTTATTCCAAAGTCAGAAACCCTTTTTTCCCCGTAAGGGGACTGAAACCCTTCGAAATTATATTGTAGAAAATCACCTACAACTTCATATCCTGGTCAGAAACCCTTTTTTCCCCGTAAGGGGACTGAAACAACAGTATTATGAAGAGGTATTGTTCCCAGATACCAATGAGGTGGTCAGAAACCCTTTTTTCCCCGTAAGGGGACTGAAACAAAGAACACGCCAAGCAAACACACACGCATCTAATAAGGTCAGAAACCCTTTTTTCCCCGTAAGGGGACTGAAACGACGATGCTCTCACCGATGGTTTATATCAAGGTCAGAAACCCTTTTTTCCCCGTAAGGGGACTGAAACTCTTGCATTCGTACCTTCAATTCTTTTTATATTTCCTTTCCGTCAGAAACCCTTTTTTCCCCGTAAGGGGACTGAAACGCCCTTTATTTATTTAGAAACGGAAGATTTTATAATGTCAGAAACCCTTTTTTCCCCGTAAGGGGACTGAAACATAGATGTGTTCTATTCTTACAAATTGCATAATTATATTCGTCAGAAACCCTTTTTTCCCCGTAAGGGGACTGAAACTGTAGCTGTACTTCCCACTGCTTAATAAAGCAGCAAAATGTCAGAAACCCTTTTTTCCCCGTAAGGGGACTGAAACCAAATAGAACTTTGACCATGAATCTGATTAGGATCAGGTCAGAAACCCTTTTTTCCCCGTAAGGGGACTGAAACAAAACCTGTACGGCTGAAACAACCTCAGCAACCTCAGCAACCTCAGCAACAGGCACAATGTCAGAAACCCTTTTTTCCCCGTAAGGGGACTGAAACTTAACATTGGACTCAGTAATCCATGTTCTGTTTTCAATTCCGTCAGAAACCCTTTTTTCCCCCTAAGGGGACTGAAACCAACTTATTGAAGGCATGTTTTTTGAATACCCTAAACGTGGTCAGAAACCCTTTTTTCCCCGTAAGGGGACTGAAACCAATTGTTGTCCAACGGTTAGTATAAGAGCAGTAGCGGTCAGAAACCCTTTTTTCCCCGTAAGGGGACTGAAACTCACCAATACTCTAACTTTTCAGTGTAGCTACGTCTGTCAGAAACCCTTTTTTCCCCGTAAGGGGACTGAAACCCGGACGCGGCTACTGGCTCAAGCTCGGCACGCGTCAGAAACCCTTTTTTCCCCGTAAGGGGACTGAAACTGTTTTTACAGATACATTAGGAAATGAAATGATAGGACATGTGGTCAGAAACCCTTTTTTCCCCGTAAGGGGACTCTCTCTACTCTTACTTTTGCGTTTATTGTTATTCATAATAATAGTGGTGACGTTACTGTTACAGATAATAACTTAGTTAGTATGTCGGAAACCCTTTTTTCTTCATAAGGGGAGTGAAAGTTACTAATGACTTCAGATTGAATGAGAAAATACCCTTACATCGAAGTTTGACGGAAAATAAGTATCCCATTAAACAATTAAGTGATAAAGAAATAGATAATATTGCTGTGGAATGTCTGATGTTGTTACTGGATCGATCAATGAATGCAAAATTCCTTTAATCGAATTATCACCGGCTCAATATTTTTTGTATTTACTATTGCCACTGCCATTATTGGCTACATGATGTTTGGTTGGACACTGCTAGAATCAACTTATATGGTGGTAATTACCATTTTTGGCGTGGGCTATGGGGAAGTTAAACCCATACAAACACCAGCAGAAAGAATTTTTACCATTAGCGTTATTATTGCTGGGACATCTTCGGCTATCTATGGTATGGGAGGCTTTATTTCTATGATTACAGAGGGGGAAATTAATCGGGCTTTTTCTGCCCAAAAAGAACGCAAAACCATTTCTAGCCTAGAAAATCACGTCATTATTTGCGGTTTTGGACATATTGGACAAGTATTAGCACAACAGTTAGAAGAAGTGGCTGAAAATTTTGTCGTTGTTGACTACAATCGTGAAGTAATTGAGGTAGCGAGAAAATGTAATTATTTAACGGAAGAGGGAGACGCTACGGATGAAAATATTTTAACTAAGGTGGGTATTGAGAGGGCAAAAGTTTTAGTAACGGTGTTAGCCAGTGATTCTAGTAATGTTTTTATCACTTTAACGGCACGGGAGTTAAACCCTGATTTAGTTATTATCGCCAGAGGGGAATTATCTAGCACTGAAAAAAAATTACGTTTAGCCGGCGCCAATCATGTGGTTTTACCTGCTTCTGTCAGTGGCATGAGAATGGCAAATTTAATCACTACACCTAATACTAATGATTTTTTTCAACACCCAGAGGAGCAAAATTATCTTAATGATTTACTAAAACAGTTGGAAATACAAATCGAGGAGTTATCCCTCGCTGATACTTCTACTTTAGTGGGAAGAACGATCAAGGAGCTAGAAATCAGGGGGAAGGGCGCTTTTTTGGTGGTGGCAATTAGGCGTTATAGCGGTGAGTTGATTAGTCATCCTTCGCCAACTTTGATGTTAAATAAGGGTGATGTTTTGATTGTGTTGGGGCGCCAAACGGATTTACCCCAATTTGCCCGTTATTACCGACTTAATCGCCTTTTAAATTAGTTTGTATCAGTAGGGGGTGCTGAAAAAGTACCTTAATGATGGTAAGGAATAAGTGAAGGTAAGCAACAAACTAATGGCAAACAGGAGAAATAATAATTCATAATTCATAATTCATAATTCATAATTCATGATTGATCAACTTTGGATACTATTATGTACGGGCTTAGTTTTTTTGATGCAAGGTGGTTTTATGTGTTTAGAGTCGGGGTTAACTCGCTCTAAAAATAGTATTAATGTTGCTGTTAAAAATTTGGCTGATTTTGGCATTTCGGTGATTCTGTTTTGGGGTTTTGGTTTTGGCATTATGTTTGGTATTTCTCAGGGGGGGTGGTTAGGAAGTGATAGTTTCTTTTTTTCTGGCACTAATCAACCTGATTTAATTACTTTTTTCTTATTCCAAGCGATGTTTTGTGGCACTGCCACCACGATTATCTCCGGCGCCCTTGCCGAAAGGGTAAAATTTTTGGCTTATATTTTCATCGTAGTGATGGTATCAGGATTGATCTATCCTTTATTTGGTCATTGGGTGTGGAATGAGCAAGGTTGGTTAAAGCAGTTAGGATTTCTTGATTTTGCTGGTAGTACAGTTGTTCATGGTATGGGAGCATGGGTTAGTTTTGCCACTTTAACCATTATTGGTTCTCGTGAAGGTCGATTTGATGAGAAGGGTAAGCCGAGAAAAATTCAAGGGGCTAATTTACTTTTTGCGGTGTTAGGGGCGCTGTTACTGTGGTTAGGGTGGTTAGGGTTTAATGGTGGTAGTACACTTGCTTTTAATAGTCAAGTCCCGAAAATTATTCTTAATACGGTGTTGGCTGGGGTAGGAGGTATGGTGGCAACGATGATTTTAAATCAACTACAACTAGGTAGGGTGGAGGTGGAAGATTTAATTAATGGCTCTATTGCTGGATTAGTGGCGATTACGGCTGGTTGCGATATTATTGCTAGTCCTTTAGCTATTATTGTTGGGGTGACGGGCGCTGGGGTGACAAAACTGGTTTCTCAAACTGTTTTGAAGGGAAAAATTGATGATGCAGTGGATGCGGTGGCTGTGCATGGGGGCGCTGGATTATGGGGAACCCTCTGTGTAGCTTTATTTGGCGATTTAAGTTTAATTGACACTGGTTTTTATCGAGGGCAATTATTATTAATTCAGTTTCTGGGGGTTGCTGTTGCCATGGTTTGGGGTTTTGGCTTGAGTTGGCTTGTGCTTAAACCTCTCAATTCTTTTTTCTGTTTAAGGGTTAGTAGTGAGGCAGAACAAATGGGCTTAAATATGGCTGAACATGAAGCTCGAACTGATACTTATGAACTATTCCATGTTATGGATGTACAGGCAAAAACTCAAGATTTGACGTTGAGGGCGCCCGTCGAACCATTCACGGAAGTGGGTCATATTGCCACCCGTTACAATGATGTGATGGATGCCTTAGAAGACAATCACCGCCAAAATATGGAATCTTTAGAGGAGTTATACACGGTTACGGCTACGGTGGTATCTGCCGTGGAAAATGAACAGTTTTCCCCTCTTGATTTTGATGTTTTTTCCCAGCGCCCGGATGAATTAGGTATTTTGGCTCAGGCTTTACAAAAAATGATGACAATTATTAATCAACAACAACAACAGTTGTCACAATTTACGGGGGAAAGTTTACCGAAATATAGTCAAGAAAATATTTTGCAACAAACCATCATCGATATTTTAAATCTTTGTTTTGGAGAAATTTCTGCAGAATTGGAAGCTAAAATTCACAGTAATTATAGTTTAGTTGACCTCACTAATTTTCTAAAAAAAATTATTACTATTACCTCTCTCCATGATCTTGAAATAGACAATAAGTAATTGATAATTGATGAGCAAAATTTACGGAATAAATCAACAATAAAAATCAGAACTTTTCAAACAGTTTCTAAGAATTTAATTTAAGTGCTTCCAAAGCTAAACCATAAATTAAACCAATTTTTAAAGAATTTAGAGTGCTGCGCCAAAGAGGATTATTAGAGTCACGATTGCGGTAAATTAAGATACTAGCGCCCTCCACAAAAGCAGTAAAAAAAAGAGCCATAGTAATATCTAAACGAGTTTGTTGCCCCACCGTTGCGGCAATAGCAGAAGCAAGAAAAAAACCTAAAAAAAGACAAATTATATTTAAAGAAAATCGACGCCAAGGATTAATAAAAAATCCAGTTATTTGATTAATAAACCGGCTTAAAAGTAAATTTAATCTAGTTTCTTGCATGAATTAAACCCAAATTTTTTCTAAATTCAAATTACGCTCAACAAAATCAGCTAAACTATCAATCAAAAGTTCTCTTTGATGACGATAGTTAGAAATTCCTGTGGGTAAAGAAGATAAACCTCGTTTGTGACGCAAATAATTTAACCATGACCTTCGCCAAGCACCATTATCAAATATACCATGTAAATAACAACCCCACACCGACAAATTTTCATTAACTAAACCTAAACTAGGATCATCGAAAAAAGGATAATATTTTATTTTACGCTGTTTAGCTAAAGGAGTAATCAACTCTGTATAACCTTGATGGATTTCATAGCCATCTACCGGAAAATTTGCTTGAGGATAATTAGCAAAAACTTCCCTTTGACGACTAATTTTTTCAGATTTTAAAATAGTTTCAATAGGCAACAAATCTAGCCCTTCAAGAGAAGATATTTCCTCCTCAAAATGATCAGGATTAAGAATATTATGACCTAACATTTTATAACCACCGCAGATACCAAATACAGTACCTCCAGCCCTTTCATATTCTTGAATTTTCCTTTTCATACCACTAGCTTCCAGCGCCCGTAAATCAGCCATAGTCGTTTTTGTGTCGGGGATAATTACCGCATCAGGATAACCAATGTCATCATCAAGATTAATGTATTCAATAAAGACATTATTTTCAGCTTCAAGAGGGTCAAAATCAGTAAAATTAGAAATATTTGGTAACTTAATAATTTTAATTTTTACATCAGCATTCTGAACCTTATTTGATTGATTCAATAAACTAAGAGAATCCTCAAAAGGTAAGGTATCGTCAAACCAAGGCAAAACACCTAAAACAGGAATATTAGTAAGATTTTCTAACCGCTCAATACTAGAATCAAGTGACGAGACATCACCTTTAAATTTGTTGATAATTATACCCTTTACCAGCGCTCTCTCCTCCATTTCTAGTAATTCAAGTGTACCAACAAGATTAGAAAAAGCACCACCGCGCTCAATATCAGCCACCAAAATAGTATCAGCTTGAAGATGAGTAGCCACCCTCATATTAGTTAAATCATGATGTTTGAGATAAATTTCCGCAGGATTTCCAGCGCCCTCACAAATTACCAAATCAAACTCTTGTCCTAAAATATTTAAACAGTCGGTAATAGTTTGCCAACCTAAATCAAAATAATTTTGAGCATATACCTGATTATCAATGATACCGATTAACTCACCTCGGAGAATAAGTTGAGAAGTGTTATTATCTTGAGGTTTAAGTAAAATAGGATTCATTTCTACCCTAGGCACAGTTTTACTAGCCCAAGACTGAAAGGCTTGGGTATAACCAATTTGCCCTCCACTGGTGGTGACATAGGCATTAGATGTCATATTTTGGGCTTGAAAAGGCGTCACTAACCAACCTTTGCGCCAAAATAAACGGCACAAACCAGCCACAAGAGTTGACTTTCCTGCGTGGGAAGTTGTACCCACCACCATAATTGCTTTCATTTTTTGGCAAAGTTAAAAGGGCAAAGGTAAATTTAAGGATAACTTACCATTGAATACCATTACAGCTCATTTCAAGTGAATAAACCACGTTTTTTGTTTCTCGCAAAGGCGCAAAGACGCAAAGATAATATTTGCAATAATCCAAAGTGTAGTTTAAGGAAATGAAAACTGCTGTAAATGTGCTTACGTCTTAAAATACGAGGTTTTAAAACCTTTATTCTTCCATAATTCATAACTCATAATTCATAATTCATAATTATTTAGTTTGCCAAGCAAGGGCGTAAGGTTGTTGATTTTCATTAACTTGATCAGCAAATTCTACCCTAATTTTATACTTACCTGTATTGACAATGGGGCAAAAAATGTGTTCCACACTATCTACTTTACTAATGGAACTACAAACAACTTCTTCTGAGTTAGCATCAATTAGGTATAGATTGAGATTATTTAAACCTTGATCAGCAAAACTCTCGCCGATGTCATAAACTTGGTTATTATTGAGGTCATTTAATGTAACTAAACGATGCCAAGCAAGGGTAATGGCAACATAACTGCCCATGGTAAGAGGTGATTGTAAATCATATTCATGATTATTTTTAGCCTGAATTTGATCATAATTCCAACCTTGAGAGGGAATAGGTTGCTGATGATGCCATTGCCCACTTTCTAACTGTTGGTAAGCTCGAAAGGTGTTGAGATGCCCAGCGCCCATGGCCCGATGCAAAGGAATTTGAGGGGATAAATAGGCATCACTGGTTAACCAAGTGTCATTGTGTTGAGTTAAAACTGTTCTTGTCATGCCCAATAAATCACCATTACCAGAATCTTGAATTTTATCGGCACTATTGAGCAAAATTGCTTTCATTACCTCACTGCGACGATGATCCAAATTTGACCACTGTTTACCTCGAAAAAATCGATCTCCGGCTTCCTGTAATAATGCCACCGAAGCAGTGACATGGGGCGCTGCAAAACTTGTCCCCCTCACTTTTTTTAATTTCCCATCAATGTCGTATATTTGGATATTGTTGCCGGGCGCGAGTAAACCCACTCCAATACGCTCATCGCTGTTAATTTCTCCAGCAATTAACTCATTATCAGCGCCCTTCGGCGGCGCACTCAAATTGGCAAAATCTACTTTTCTAAATACCCCATCTACCTGCATACTATAAGCAGTTGTAATACCATTGTAATTATCCGTAGGGATAGGAATACCTCCACGCCCTTGATTACCAGCAACCACATAGACTACATTATGAACCCGTGCAGACCAATCGAGACATTGAGTAAATAAACCGTTACCATCTAAACGGGGTGAAGGGCGCTCATCCCGTGCCAAAGATTCCCCAAAACTCAGATTAACAGCACGAATATCTTGGTTATTTTGTTGGGCGATATGTTGTAAAGTTTGGCATTCTTCCGGTTGTGAGGCATCGCGCAAAGAACCAATAGCGCCCGAATAAAGATTAGCACGGGGGGCAACCCCTATAAATTTTTTTTCTTGACTCACCATCACCCTAGCCACCATTAAAGCATGACCGTCAAGATGTTGATTAGGTAACGCCACATCATGACGATGAAAAGCTCGAATCAAAGCTAAAGGGCGCATGAAAGGGGATAATTTATCCCATCCAAATTGGGGAGGGCGCCCGATTTCCACTTGCCCAATAGCGATTTTTTGTCCTGACAGGTTGAAGGGCGCTTGATGTAAACGAAGTACATCAATACCTTGAGATGATAAAGAAAGGGGGAGGGCGCTAACCTTCAACCCCAGAAGAAAAAGAGGAGTTAACCCTCCTAAACAAATCAATGGCAATTTCATGTTAAGTGGGTAAGCAAAATTAATTGTGATTTTTATTTTTCTCAAAGCTATGATAACAGAGGAAGGCAAAGGGCTTAAGCCCCTTGTTAGCCCCTTGTCTATATACAATCAATTTTGCAGGATAACTTAAGACTTGGGAACTTTTTCCACCACTTGATCGATTAAACCATAAGCAACGGCTTCGGGCGCTGACATAAAGAAATCTCTTTCGGTATCTTCTGCCATTTTATCTAGCGGTTGCCCAGTATGATCTGACATATATTGGTTAAGTTGTTTTTTCAGATAAAGAATTTCTCTAGCTTGAATTTCAATATCCGTAGCTTGTCCTTGCGCCCCTCCCAACGGTTGATGAATCATAATGCGAGAGTTAGGCAAACTCATGCGTTTACCTTTCGCGCCCGCACTAAGCAAAAAAGCACCCATACTGGCAGCTAAACCGACACAGATAGTACAAACATCAGGTTTAATTAAATTCATGGTATCAAAAATACCCAAACCAGCCGATACAGAACCGCCGGGGGAATTGATATACATATAAATATCTTTTTCTGGGTCTTCTGCTTCTAATAGTAACAGTTGAGCCACCAAAGAATTAGCTAATTCATCGGTTACTTGTTGACCTAAAAAAACGATTCTTTCTCGTAATAAACGAGAGTAAATATCAAAAGCGCGCTCACCTCTACCAGAGGTTTCCACAACGGTGGGTACTATTGCCATATTTTTCTATCCTTATTATGCTCTTATTGTAAGATTGTGACACATCCGAAAGGCAATGGACAATGGACAATTGATAATGGACAATTGACAGTAGAAGGAATGAAGAATGAAGAATGTAGAATGCTAAACAATTCACTATAAATAAAATATTACTAAAAAATATTGAACTAACTTTACTTTCTAAATTCTAAATTCTAAATTCTAACTTTTCGTCCCCTTCCCTTTCCAAAACAAAGACGTATCGAAGTGGGTGGATTTTGATAAACTAAAATGGTTAACTCCTACACATTGGCACCATGAGTTACTGGAAAGCAGGTACAATTATCCAGAAAGGAAAATATGTCATCGAAAAAGTATTAGGGGCGGGGGGCGCTGGTATTACTTATCGGGCTAAAAATACTAAAAATAATGGTACTGTTGCCATTAAAACCCTTAACGCTACCATTCAAGCTCAACCTAATTTTAAAAAACATCAAGAAAGATTTATCCAAGAGGCTTTCCGTTTAGCTAAATGTTCTCATCCTCACGTCATTAGAGTGGATGATGTGTGTCAAGAAGGAGAATTATGGTGCATGATGATGGAATATATCGATGGTGGTAATTTAGAGACGGTAGCCAAAAAACAGGGTAAATTAGCGGAAAAAGAAGCGATTAAATATATTAGTGATATTGCCAGCGCCCTCAACTATATTCATGAGCGTGGGATTTTACATCGAGACGTGAAACCAGCTAATATCATGATTAGAAAAGAAACCAATGAAGCGGTATTGATTGATTTCGGTTTAGCGAGAGAATTTGTCACAGATCAAACTCAAATCCATACTAACTCAAGAACAGAAGGATTTGCTCCCCTTGAACAGTATCTCAGGAGTGCGCGGAGGGGCGCTTATACGGATGTTTACGCCCTTTCCGCCACCCTTTACTATGTTTTAACCCTACAAATTCCCTTCCCTGCACAATTTCGGAATCAAGGTATGGCTCTGATTTCCCCACAACAACATAACCCAGACATTAGTTATCGCACCTGTGAAGCAATTATCAAGGGCATGGAATTGGAAGCGGAAGCGCGCCCTCAATCCGTAGGGGAATGGTTAACGTTATTATCTGATGAAATTACTCTCAATGCCATCGAGTTTGAAAGTGAAACGGAAACCGAACCAGATTTACCACTGTTACCCCTTCCTCCCCTGCCCAAGAAACGTAGTAAAACTAAGGAAAAACCATCTCAAACCGCCACTATAGCCCCCCCTACTGCAAGTAGTAATTATGATCCTTTTGCCCCGGAAAGATTTATCGGTAATTCTTTACCGCCACAACAACAGAAAGTAGTGGCGACTTTTTTTGCGGAAATATCTCA
The window above is part of the Cyanobacterium sp. T60_A2020_053 genome. Proteins encoded here:
- the cobQ gene encoding cobyric acid synthase CobQ; translation: MKAIMVVGTTSHAGKSTLVAGLCRLFWRKGWLVTPFQAQNMTSNAYVTTSGGQIGYTQAFQSWASKTVPRVEMNPILLKPQDNNTSQLILRGELIGIIDNQVYAQNYFDLGWQTITDCLNILGQEFDLVICEGAGNPAEIYLKHHDLTNMRVATHLQADTILVADIERGGAFSNLVGTLELLEMEERALVKGIIINKFKGDVSSLDSSIERLENLTNIPVLGVLPWFDDTLPFEDSLSLLNQSNKVQNADVKIKIIKLPNISNFTDFDPLEAENNVFIEYINLDDDIGYPDAVIIPDTKTTMADLRALEASGMKRKIQEYERAGGTVFGICGGYKMLGHNILNPDHFEEEISSLEGLDLLPIETILKSEKISRQREVFANYPQANFPVDGYEIHQGYTELITPLAKQRKIKYYPFFDDPSLGLVNENLSVWGCYLHGIFDNGAWRRSWLNYLRHKRGLSSLPTGISNYRHQRELLIDSLADFVERNLNLEKIWV
- a CDS encoding DUF565 domain-containing protein: MQETRLNLLLSRFINQITGFFINPWRRFSLNIICLFLGFFLASAIAATVGQQTRLDITMALFFTAFVEGASILIYRNRDSNNPLWRSTLNSLKIGLIYGLALEALKLNS
- a CDS encoding GUN4 domain-containing protein, which gives rise to MSYWKAGTIIQKGKYVIEKVLGAGGAGITYRAKNTKNNGTVAIKTLNATIQAQPNFKKHQERFIQEAFRLAKCSHPHVIRVDDVCQEGELWCMMMEYIDGGNLETVAKKQGKLAEKEAIKYISDIASALNYIHERGILHRDVKPANIMIRKETNEAVLIDFGLAREFVTDQTQIHTNSRTEGFAPLEQYLRSARRGAYTDVYALSATLYYVLTLQIPFPAQFRNQGMALISPQQHNPDISYRTCEAIIKGMELEAEARPQSVGEWLTLLSDEITLNAIEFESETETEPDLPLLPLPPLPKKRSKTKEKPSQTATIAPPTASSNYDPFAPERFIGNSLPPQQQKVVATFFAEISQNNLKNIEEVKTVISSPNTVIEPDHISLPSAVGMDYRALEELLKAEKWAEADHKTNELMLKVVKKGSSGWIDRNTMAQFPCEDFSTIDQLWVKYSQGKFGFSVQKRIYQSLGGKRNYDKKIWDNIGDKLGWRSQGIWLFKDSLIYDLSAPLGHLPSLANSGILERGIYTLMARAMDCNI
- the clpP gene encoding ATP-dependent Clp endopeptidase proteolytic subunit ClpP translates to MVPTVVETSGRGERAFDIYSRLLRERIVFLGQQVTDELANSLVAQLLLLEAEDPEKDIYMYINSPGGSVSAGLGIFDTMNLIKPDVCTICVGLAASMGAFLLSAGAKGKRMSLPNSRIMIHQPLGGAQGQATDIEIQAREILYLKKQLNQYMSDHTGQPLDKMAEDTERDFFMSAPEAVAYGLIDQVVEKVPKS
- a CDS encoding S8 family serine peptidase; the encoded protein is MKLPLICLGGLTPLFLLGLKVSALPLSLSSQGIDVLRLHQAPFNLSGQKIAIGQVEIGRPPQFGWDKLSPFMRPLALIRAFHRHDVALPNQHLDGHALMVARVMVSQEKKFIGVAPRANLYSGAIGSLRDASQPEECQTLQHIAQQNNQDIRAVNLSFGESLARDERPSPRLDGNGLFTQCLDWSARVHNVVYVVAGNQGRGGIPIPTDNYNGITTAYSMQVDGVFRKVDFANLSAPPKGADNELIAGEINSDERIGVGLLAPGNNIQIYDIDGKLKKVRGTSFAAPHVTASVALLQEAGDRFFRGKQWSNLDHRRSEVMKAILLNSADKIQDSGNGDLLGMTRTVLTQHNDTWLTSDAYLSPQIPLHRAMGAGHLNTFRAYQQLESGQWHHQQPIPSQGWNYDQIQAKNNHEYDLQSPLTMGSYVAITLAWHRLVTLNDLNNNQVYDIGESFADQGLNNLNLYLIDANSEEVVCSSISKVDSVEHIFCPIVNTGKYKIRVEFADQVNENQQPYALAWQTK
- a CDS encoding NAD-binding protein, with the protein product MQNSFNRIITGSIFFVFTIATAIIGYMMFGWTLLESTYMVVITIFGVGYGEVKPIQTPAERIFTISVIIAGTSSAIYGMGGFISMITEGEINRAFSAQKERKTISSLENHVIICGFGHIGQVLAQQLEEVAENFVVVDYNREVIEVARKCNYLTEEGDATDENILTKVGIERAKVLVTVLASDSSNVFITLTARELNPDLVIIARGELSSTEKKLRLAGANHVVLPASVSGMRMANLITTPNTNDFFQHPEEQNYLNDLLKQLEIQIEELSLADTSTLVGRTIKELEIRGKGAFLVVAIRRYSGELISHPSPTLMLNKGDVLIVLGRQTDLPQFARYYRLNRLLN
- a CDS encoding ammonium transporter — encoded protein: MIDQLWILLCTGLVFLMQGGFMCLESGLTRSKNSINVAVKNLADFGISVILFWGFGFGIMFGISQGGWLGSDSFFFSGTNQPDLITFFLFQAMFCGTATTIISGALAERVKFLAYIFIVVMVSGLIYPLFGHWVWNEQGWLKQLGFLDFAGSTVVHGMGAWVSFATLTIIGSREGRFDEKGKPRKIQGANLLFAVLGALLLWLGWLGFNGGSTLAFNSQVPKIILNTVLAGVGGMVATMILNQLQLGRVEVEDLINGSIAGLVAITAGCDIIASPLAIIVGVTGAGVTKLVSQTVLKGKIDDAVDAVAVHGGAGLWGTLCVALFGDLSLIDTGFYRGQLLLIQFLGVAVAMVWGFGLSWLVLKPLNSFFCLRVSSEAEQMGLNMAEHEARTDTYELFHVMDVQAKTQDLTLRAPVEPFTEVGHIATRYNDVMDALEDNHRQNMESLEELYTVTATVVSAVENEQFSPLDFDVFSQRPDELGILAQALQKMMTIINQQQQQLSQFTGESLPKYSQENILQQTIIDILNLCFGEISAELEAKIHSNYSLVDLTNFLKKIITITSLHDLEIDNK